A genome region from Trichoderma asperellum chromosome 7, complete sequence includes the following:
- a CDS encoding uncharacterized protein (EggNog:ENOG41), with protein MASMTVRPVFKELAKIQKDISFPPSLNKTDYKQCRAYTQKSNRCKKPLSKNSQKEAAQILSDFRHITEYSEIQSVYGQMRKFITLTHCYVHGQGVLDAFDEWKTQRIADVSNFSSNISPISSSDSLDTWTEASIVESPAPSSPVLGTQEYNESGSDLSIEEEMKNLSIETKARNATRNMNNGYYVKAEELEIDWKKLGDVELPDQGAAYDVPKIYKTIEKPLGPRSMYRGILYIYGHTSIPGIFKIGFSRQSAEQRHKQPGNCYGIDTRIIYESQPFRGVRQAERIVHAVLSHKNIQVTDCPHCKGTHDEWFLTSEKEVRDTVECAESWLRKPVYIINRKTCKLSPRGKTILKSTFRFSMSELKKDISDDDRLNDASDVFAVSKTVTAIQKTSARLSYSLNTKKTLSRAQDDENFTRTLSKRKQPQAAPLARTVHALEATNVNESPRYRLRSQELSSDEEESQDEDSQELESDEEGSQAEGSQELDSDEGSQAEGSQELESDEEGSQAEGSHELDSDEGSQAEGSQELESDEEGSQAEGSQELDSDEGSQVEGSEEMEIEEEDSQDEGSEEMESDEEGSQPKGSSALARRQPSKASSGVDSDILSLLMSGRYRNGR; from the coding sequence ATGGCCAGTATGACAGTCCGACCAGTTTTCAAGGAACTTGCCAAAATTCAGAAAGATATCAGCTTTCCTCCAAGCCTAAATAAAACCGACTACAAGCAATGTCGAGCTTATACCCAAAAGTCCAACAGATGCAAAAAGCCATTAAGCAAGAAtagccaaaaagaagcagcccAAATCCTGTCTGATTTTCGACATATCACAGAGTACAGCGAGATTCAGAGTGTCTATGGCCAGATGAGAAAATTTATCACTCTTACACATTGCTATGTTCACGGTCAGGGCGTACTTGACGCCTTCGACGAATGGAAAACGCAACGGATCGCAGATGTTTCAAACTTTTCATCAAATATATCGCCAATATCTTCTAGTGATTCTCTGGATACTTGGACTGAAGCTAGCATCGTGGAATCTCCCGCGCCTTCTAGCCCCGTTCTTGGCACTCAAGAATACAATGAATCAGGGTCAGATCTGAGTATcgaagaggagatgaagaatttGTCTATTGAAACTAAGGCACGAAATGCCACCAGAAATATGAATAATGGCTATTATGTCAAAGCCGAAGAACTAGAAATCGACTGGAAGAAACTTGGCGATGTGGAACTCCCGGATCAAGGTGCAGCATATGACGTTCCCAAAATATACAAGACAATAGAGAAACCTCTTGGTCCCAGAAGCATGTATAGAGGAATTCTATACATCTATGGGCATACCAGTATACCTGGTATATTCAAGATCGGGTTCTCAAGGCAGTCCGCGGAACAGAGGCACAAGCAGCCTGGTAACTGTTATGGAATCGATACAAGGATCATCTATGAAAGCCAACCTTTTCGTGGTGTCCGGCAAGCGGAAAGAATTGTTCATGCCGTTTTGAGCCATAAAAATATCCAAGTTACTGACTGTCCGCATTGTAAGGGCACACATGATGAGTGGTTTCTTACGTCTGAAAAAGAGGTACGTGATACAGTTGAATGTGCGGAATCGTGGCTCCGAAAGCCCGTATATATCATCAATCGGAAGACGTGTAAGCTATCGCCAAGGGGAAAAACCATTCTTAAATCGACGTTTCGCTTTTCAATGAGTGAGCTAAAGAAGGATATCAGTGACGATGATCGATTAAATGACGCCTCTGATGTTTTTGCCGTTAGCAAAACGGTGACCGCTATCCAAAAAACGAGCGCCCGGCTTTCATATTCTCTCAATACCAAAAAGACGCTCTCTAGAGCTCAGGATGATGAAAATTTTACAAGAACTCTCTCTAAAAGGAAACAGCCCCAAGCAGCCCCTTTAGCGAGGACAGTCCATGCGTTAGAGGCGACAAATGTAAATGAATCTCCTAGGTACCGATTGAGATCTCAAGAATTGAGcagtgatgaagaggaaagccAAGATGAGGATTCTCAAGAGTTGGAAAGtgatgaagaaggcagccaagcagaGGGATCCCAAGAATTGGATAGTGATGAAGGCAGTCAGGCTGAGGGATCCCAAGAGTTGGAAAGtgatgaagaaggcagccaagcagaGGGATCCCACGAATTGGATAGTGATGAAGGCAGTCAGGCTGAGGGATCCCAAGAGTTGGAAAGtgatgaagaaggcagccaagcagaGGGATCCCAAGAATTGGATAGTGATGAAGGCAGTCAGGTCGAAGGCTCCGAAGAGATggaaattgaagaagaggacagtCAAGATGAAGGCTctgaagagatggaaagcGATGAAGAGGGCAGCCAACCTAAGGGGTCTTCGGCCCTTGCACGCAGACAACCAAGCAAGGCAAGTTCCGGGGTTGACAGTGATATTCTATCGCTTCTTATGTCCGGTCGCTATAGAAATGGACGGTAG
- a CDS encoding uncharacterized protein (EggNog:ENOG41): MAVVMSLSSYESTRGRYDRGIIHLLGLYQMIEMRGGLDRIGSEKPEIMQKIYRADLDYALRLGSSPKLDIELFENTKTMARLAISPTSDLNIPFTTSDQRFREQLGTDLRVLWDSVAVLSRLVNEASAGERSKLPTTEFLRSHVWLGHKLLKYAPLSLSRSLNRSQSIAHLGLLTIISSFLCGLDRRVTENSILSKMIQMEASLESNGEDQELLLWLLFLGAAVILQDPSHDTWLIPKTWEIMQMLQLDTWGGIMGALSKFPWINDFYEKESLALYYRVSHYGGIQSAL; encoded by the exons ATGGCCGTAGTCATGAGCCTATCATCATATGAGTCAACTCGTGGTCGCTACGACCGCGGCATCATTCACCTCTTGGGCCTTTATCAAATGATTGAGATGCGAGGCGGCTTGGACCGCATTGGCTCGGAAAAGCCTGAAATTATGCAAAAAATATATCG AGCTGATCTTGACTATGCGCTCCGACTCGGATCATCTCCGAAATTGGATATCGAGCTCTTTGAGAATACAAAGACAATGGCAAGATTGGCTATATCTCCTACATCAGATCTAAACATTCCTTTCACTACATCTGACCAGAGATTTCGAGAACAACTTGGAACTGATCTTCGTGTGCTCTGGGATAGCGTGGCAGTCCTATCTAGGCTGGTTAATGAGGCGAGCGCTGGAGAACGTTCAAAACTACCCACGACAGAATTTTTAAGAAGCCACGTCTGGCTCGGTCATAAACTTCTCAAGTATGCTCCATTGAGCTTGTCGCGATCCCTAAATCGCAGCCAAAGCATAGCACATTTGGGCCTCTTAACGATAATTAGCTCTTTCTTATGCGGCCTTGATCGTCGCGTAACAGAGAACTCCATCTTATCTAAGATGATCCAGATGGAAGCTAGCTTAGAGTCAAATGGCGAGGACCAAGAGCTTCTCTTATGGCTTTTATTCTTGGGAGCTGCTGTTATTTTACAAGATCCCAGCCATGACACCTGGCTCATCCCCAAGACTTGGGAAATAATGCAGATGCTGCAACTAGACACTTGGGGAGGCATTATGGGAGCTCTATCAAAATTCCCTTGGATCAACGATTTTTATGAAAAGGAAAGTTTGGCATTATACTACAGAGTCTCTCACTATGGAGGTATTCAATCGGCCTTATGA
- a CDS encoding uncharacterized protein (EggNog:ENOG41) gives MKVKSRTGSCVETIAMTRTNRLLDQALEKTIKIQSTGKNVQPSQDLHEVMTQLSKAKDYLNAIKNISGLQNHDFSAEIEAAAAVLQECESLFNKLPCNSMKPSQVSLEYVRYEKQLKPMQGHLDKALQQISSRVLEAPVGVKGDLIELSVLNDTNAKVEPVFKKSLVLMDFLKEEGMIDGKGLNETISLGPAKLEAFKFSVSQKSSSGETSQTPSTENNSIEGFTRAIIQDNTAGDNMKTFTGNIGFDSGYKSSYTGTSTFLRNKIGNDGALFTGDIGGQAAVEMMKGMWGGK, from the exons ATGAAGGTCAAATCCAGAACG GGTTCTTGCGTCGAGACAATAGCCATGACCAGAACCAACAGATTACTTGACCAGGCGCTCGAAAAAACTATTAAGATACAGAGCACAGGAAAAAATGTCCAGCCATCTCAAGATTTACATGAAGTTATGACGCAGCTTTCAAAAGCCAAAGACTATCTCAACGCAATTAAAAATATCAGTGGATTACAAAACCATGATTTCAGCGCCGAGATTGAAGCCGCTGCCGCAGTTCTTCAAGAGTGTGAATCGCTTTTTAACAAGCTTCCTTGCAATTCAATGAAACCCTCACAGGTTAGCCTGGAGTATGTTCGTTACGAAAAGCAGCTGAAACCCATGCAAGGCCATCTTGATAAGGCGCTGCAGCAAATCTCCTCACGGGTATTAGAAGCCCCGGTAGGCGTTAAAGGGGATCTTATTGAACTCAGTGTCCTTAATGATACCAATGCGAAAGTGGAGCCAGTTTTCAAGAAAAGTCTGGTACTTATGGACTTCTTAAAGGAAGAGGGGATGATTGATGGAAAAG GCTTGAATGAAACCATATCGCTGGGACCAGCCAAACTCGAGGCATTCAAATTCTCTGTCTCGCAGAAATCTAGCAGCGGCGAGACATCGCAGACGCCCAGCACTGAGAACAACTCTATAGAAGGGTTTACCAGAGCCATTATACAGGACAATACCGCTGGGGACAATATGAAAACTTTTACTGGTAATATTGGCTTTGACTCTGGCTATAAATCTTCATATACAGGCACTTCAACATTCCTCCGTAATAAGATAGGTAATGATGGAGCTTTGTTTACTGGGGATATCGGAGGCCAGGCCGCTGTGGAAATGATGAAAGGCATGTGGGGGGGTAAATAG
- a CDS encoding uncharacterized protein (TransMembrane:1 (o177-194i)~EggNog:ENOG41), whose translation MEVRGVDSDFQLQYYLTNSTSKLYSKDSEKHFSCRCSSLYTAKMSDQKNMSANERAMIQKRELPLFITKELCAGRTYIVTGANIGLGLEAARHLVGIGAEKVIMAVRNLDAGEEAKKDIEESTGIKGVAEVWHLDLTSFASVRGFASKAIETLGRIEAVIENAAVATNAGRAEGHHLTLTVNVISTLLLAILLLPKLRSDASKFGYNPRISIVTSGTALDLGGYWPTIAEDSMANMDADNDLGMKSYPASKLMEIFAVREIAKLLPVARGGVIINSINPGLCVTNLSRNAPQELKDRLKDMWEKSGRTAECGSRTLLAGAVGGKDSHGSYMDDCVPSDNLLPDWMDAKANKQAWDSIVRELEKIEPGSVSKALE comes from the exons atggaAGTGAGAGGTGTTGATTCTGATTTTCAGCTTCAATACTATCTTACAAACTCCACTTCCAAGTTATATTCAAAAGATTCAGAAAAGCACTTTTCGTGTCGTTGCTCATCGCTTTATACAGCAAAAATGTCTGACCAGAAAAACATGTCTGCCAACGAACGCGCTATGATCCAGAAACGAGAGCTTCCGCTCTTTATCACCAAAGAACTCTGCGCAGGCCGAACTTATATCGTCACTGGTGCCAATATCGGCCTTGGGCTAGAAGCTGCTCGCCACTTAGTCGGCATTGGGGCCGAAAAAGTCATTATGGCAGTGCGCAATCTTGATGCCGGCGAGGAGGCTAAAAAGGACATTGAGGAGTCAACGGGAATCAAGGGCGTTGCTGAGGTCTGGCATCTAGACCTCACTAGTTTCGCATCTGTCCGTGGATTTGCTTCCAAGGCCATTGAGACACTTGGGCGCATCGAGGCTGTCATTGAAAATGCGGCTGTTGCCACCAACGCTGGGAGGGCGGAAGGCCACCACTTAACATTGACAGTTAATGTTATCAGCACCCTTCTTCTGGccattcttctgcttcctaAACTGCGCTCAGATGCGTCCAAGTTTGGATATAATCCACGCATAAGCATTGTCACTAGCGGTACTGCTCTTGATTTAGGAGGATATTGGCCAACAATTGCCGAGGATTCGATGGCGAACATGGATGCAGATAATGATTTGGGAATGAAGAG CTATCCTGCATCGAAATTGATGGAGATCTTTGCAGTCCGTGAGATTGCAAAGCTACTTCCGGTTGCTCGCGGCGGTGTAATCATTAACTCAATCAACCCGGGCCTATGTGTGACTAACCTCTCACGAAACGCACCACAGGAACTCAAGGATCGCTTAAAGGACATGTGGGAAAAGAGTGGTCGAACTGCTGAATGCGGTAGTCGGACACTTCTAGCCGGAGCCGTTGGAGGCAAAGACAGCCACGGCTCCTATATGGATGACTGCGTACCATCAGA CAACTTATTGCCGGACTGGATGGATGCGAaagcaaacaagcaagcCTGGGATAGCATTGTCAGAGAGCTTGAGAAAATTGAGCCAGGCTCTGTTTCAAAGGCTCTCGAGTAA
- a CDS encoding uncharacterized protein (EggNog:ENOG41) yields the protein MLPTESLGWIGFQALKVRLAGRLAVLAKREADLDRPTKYQNDVDLLDCDLRDIFKTATLDIDLISEDFKELEERAQDLLISLNDMVNEDIIYSPKTSAHNGSHDITKIRNAYPKLSALMLYLDASDYKQFNLLGDPGPSLFILPRDHIGDQIVSQVLAWKMFLQRVVARSDKSQSWLGIGVSQSPMYAGPVKLAEQKLSMVQNPVGVVMDAILKEFQQTNCGITHELKLRVLEELYTSPYHPRLEMLLSCCQSERDWQEAICDSFRNPVNLKKKNDICVAIHKTWKQRTKLRLFVDQRGLFDVTDEGPPISTSLHDHEEEGLNLLLDKNAFRPISPGAYLSGMAIQRFDHREKTALALSLARCLLVFFDKSLERAFCNWSAENIFFMHTSRPYGELPRWHLLVGSQPPSVNYPNFLHKIVPGNPVLLSFAKLLLEIINGERIPLEIDLQNISKNIGNWAQMCSYVEEARQDGNSFYLQAVQGCLYLHMHLQKGDDLKSINSSGAAMREVIYEQIVRNLEKELNPEGLKRKRRESFSERPHSKRLHSDELLEVADRKLEGLSERCTKSALAILPSQRGMVPSRATRDTGVNGFFGHDGAERPSQNSLRSMTTAINAASTAPPRREYFNVAVICAIVTEYNAVCQIFDEFWDEEGDQYGRAQGDLNTYTTGRIGKHNVVLALLPHIGKSNAAAAAASFRSSYTHVELALLVGVCGGVPRVGGYEEDEILLGDVVISRAVVQYDFGRKYAENFIRKNTFEDNLGKATKNIQSLLKNFETDRGLSLLQSQTAQFLIQLQNKRSGNNKRLLNKYRYPGTAKDRLFRSDYRHMHRDFHGHCCSICGSGSGVVCEEALNATCEDLGCEGNYVVERARLQEKHELELNSSEEAQAPAIHLGAVASGDTVLKSGRDRDEIAQKEGVIAFEMEAAGIWGEIPCIIVKGVCDYADSHKNKQWQDYAAATAAAAAKALLYRYPRTEKSQTWVD from the exons ATGCTGCCTACAGAATCTCTCGGATGGATTGGCTTTCAAGCATTGAAAGTTCGCTTGGCAGGCCGCCTCGCGGTACTTGCGAAGCGTGAAGCTGATTTGGATCGGCCTACCAAATACCAGAACGACGTCGATCTCTTGGACTGTGACCTTCGAGACATCTTCAAGACGGCCACTTTGGATATTGATCTCATTAGTGAGGATTTTAAGGAGTTAGAGGAGAGAGCTCAAGACCTTCTGATATCGCTTAATGATATGGTTAATGAGGATATAATTTACTCTCCAAAGACGTCTGCCCACAATGGATCTCACGACATTACAAAAATAAGGAATGCATACCCAAAATTGTCGGCACTGATGCTTTATCTCGATGCATCTGATTACAAACAATTTAATTTGCTAGGTGATCCAGGGCCATCTCTATTTATACTACCCCGTGATCATATTGGAGACCAAATTGTAAGCCAGGTATTGGCTTGGAAGATGTTTCTACAACGAGTAGTAGCACGATCGGATAAATCACAAAGCTGGCTTGGAATTGGGGTTTCGCAGTCCCCAATGTACGCAGGCCCGGTTAAATTAGCAGAACAAAAGCTCAGCATGGTTCAAAATCCCGTAGGCGTTGTCATGGACGCTATTTTAAAAGAGTTTCAGCAAACAAACTGCGGTATAACCCATGAACTCAAGTTGAGGGTTTTGGAGGAGTTATATACTAGTCCATATCACCCAAGGCTCGAAATGTTATTATCTTGTTGCCAATCTGAGCGTGATTGGCAAGAGGCTATTTGCGACTCATTCAG GAATCCCGTTaacttgaaaaagaaaaatgacaTTTGCGTCGCCATTCACAAAACTTGGAAACAGCGGACAAAACTTCGTCTTTTCGTTGATCAGCGGGGGCTATTTGATGTCACGGACGAAGGACCGCCAATATCAACGTCTCTTCACGACCACGAAGAGGAGGGACTCAATTTACTGCTCGATAAAAACGCGTTTCGTCCTATTAGCCCCGGGGCCTATCTGAGTGGCATGGCCATACAAAGATTTGACCATCGAGAAAAGACGGCCCTGGCCCTGTCCCTGGCTAGATGCTTACTGGTATTCTTCGATAAGAGCCTCGAGAGAGCTTTCTGTAACTGGTCGGCGGAAAACATTTTTTTCATGCACACTTCTCGTCCTTATGGAGAGCTTCCGCGCTGGCATCTTTTGGTAGGGTCACAACCTCCCAGCGTTAACTATCCCAACTTCCTTCATAAAATTGTTCCGGGCAATCCAGTTTTGTTATCATTTGCCAAATTATTATTGGAAATTATTAACGGCGAGAGGATACCTCTTGAGATTGATTTGCAGAATATTAGCAAAAACATTGGAAACTGGGCTCAGATGTGTAGCTACGTGGAGGAGGCACGGCAAGATGGAAACAGTTTCTACCTCCAAGCCGTGCAAGGGTGTTTATATCTTCATATGCACTTACAAAAAGGCGACGACTTGAAAAGTATCAATTCATCTGGTGCTGCCATGAGAGAAGTGATATATGAGCAGATCGTCCGAAATCTCGAGAAAGAGCTAAACCCTGAAGGACTTAAACGGAAACGGCGAGAATCCTTTTCTGAGCGCCCTCATTCGAAGAGACTGCATTCAGATGAGCTTTTGGAAGTAGCAGATCGAAAATTAGAAGGTCTGAGCGAACGTTGTACTAAAAGTGCTCTTGCTATCTTACCATCTCAGAGAGGGATGGTTCCATCTCGGGCGACCCGCGATACCGGCGTAAACGGCTTCTTTGGGCACGATGGTGCAGAAAGACCATCGCAAAACTC TCTGCGTTCAATGACTACAGCAATCAACGCGGCGAGTACGGCTCCGCCAAGGCGTGAATACTTCAATGTAGCCGTTATATGCGCCATTGTCACAGAGTACAACGCTGTTTGCCAAATCTTTGACGAGTTTtgggatgaagaaggagatcaGTATGGAAGAGCACAAGGAGATCTCAACACTTATACTACTGGTCGCATCGGCAAGCACAATGTTGTcttggctcttcttccacacATTGGCAAAtctaatgctgctgccgccgcggcTAGTTTTAGATCAAGTTATACGCACGTGGAGTTGGCGCTCCTTGTAGGCGTCTGTGGAGGCGTGCCTCGAGTTGGGGGttatgaagaagatgagattctCCTAGGTGATGTTGTCATCAGCAGAGCTGTTGTCCAATATGACTTTGGCAGAAAGTATGCCGAGAATTTCATCCGAAAAAACACCTTTGAAGATAACTTGGGCAAAGCAACAAAGAATATCCAAAGTTTGCTTAAAAACTTTGAAACCGATCGCGGCTTGAGCTTACTGCAGAGCCAGACAGCCCAGTTTCTAATACAGCTACAAAATAAACGATCAGGAAACAATAAAAGGTTACTCAATAAGTACCGATATCCTGGAACGGCCAAAGACAGATTATTTAGATCAGATTATCGCCACATGCATCGCGATTTCCATGGCCACTGCTGCAGCATTTGTGGTAGCGGCTCTGGTGTTGTATGCGAAGAGGCTCTAAATGCCACTTGCGAGGATTTGGGATGTGAAGGAAATTATGTCGTCGAGAGAGCGCGCCTTCAAGAGAAGCATGAGCTTGAACTAAACAGTTCCGAGGAAGCTCAAGCACCAGCGATCCATCTCGGCGCCGTTGCTTCGGGCGATACAGTCTTAAAATCGGGAAGAGATCGCGATGAGATCGCGCAAAAAGAAGGTGTTATTGCCTTTGAGATGGAGGCAGCGGGTATTTGGGGAGAGATTCCCTGTATCATCGTCAAGGGCGTCTGTGACTACGCGGATTCTCACAAGAATAAGCAGTGGCAAGATTATGCTGCTGCAAcggcagctgctgccgcgAAAGCccttttatataggtatccCAGGACAGAGAAAAGCCAGACATGGGTAGACTGA
- a CDS encoding uncharacterized protein (EggNog:ENOG41~SECRETED:SignalP(1-16)) gives MHYSFPLIALATIISASPLPANTNVNPKAITSTKCTAKQVTINSHDINVALLSICGGIAGKIEQCQGNPTNTTGASGGAFLSLEAATPGQTIDITKGRWEGCMRAARAVCGDSPFTSTCIGGADINRGNVNFSLAAQ, from the exons ATGCATTATTCCTTTCCTCTTATCGCGCTTGCAACCATTATTTCcgcatctcctcttcctgcaAATACAAATGTGAATCCGAAAGCAATAACGTCAACTAAATGCACAGCCAAGCAAGT AACTATCAATAGCCATGATATCAATGTTGCCCTCCTCTCTATTTGCGGAGGCATTGCAGGCAAAATTGAGCAATGCCAGGGAAATCCTACGAACACAACCGGCGCATCGGGGGGCGCATTTCTGTCATTAGAAGCTGCGACTCCGGGACAAACAATTGATATTACAAAGGGCCGGTGGGAAGGATGCATGCGTGCTGCTAGAGCCGTATGTGGAGATAGCCCATTCACAAGCACATGCATCGGCGGCGCTGATATAAACAGAGGAAATGTCAACTTTTCTCTGGCTGCGCAATAA
- a CDS encoding uncharacterized protein (EggNog:ENOG41): MAFESEPQNPVFKVLAEIQRYTDVCPNPEDSDFYTCRAMRKDGGRCRNPPCTQHERYHSPSLMSEFRNMTECPDTESFYNKLETFITYSHCKRWHRWPALASFERWKKERIAARSNTRQRYMPASRPAAPARPSTPPPTIQPTTTTVIQPLTAAALQQLPSTPTRFVPSTASATSDGGDSVDDSILETRSVTSNGSTFLSSLPNTPPRNGLISGMEIDDIAEEVIIQEDGADWTAANAARARANADNSPSPSSKSIADVDMDTVEEIVAPVDLSNRISASADKLTATIERLATFLEEKIIEKEVASERKEVEREDVIEEAAVNKETVISNETASVETIKETITKQETEEKDNLEEGHENVVVKYQIKRKAVPEANDVGKVQDLASTSDVPDTVVTEEDTSAKEKVIDGLGIISLHRNGSLRDHSPVFQVINSHPTVDKMKEGVVYILEHKDNPSLFKIGWSSKSAEERLKQPNNCYGINTKVIYETQRFAGAPHAEKLAQVILRHANIRVLSCEKCKGGHREWFSANGETVRRTVMQVEEFVQMPAYTLQDGEYKLSPEAYSRVVRQMCDFSIDKMGELMHGKIGVNEAAKSTIVLCETISLAPIAPPEISRPSTTGGFFEMQEANESFASLSSQTSGSKARLSAGTKVARKLKHFVAAKNTVKEYLTRSRGTTPEVEGNEKRAIGSVFVDLKDKARGIGTKARQDVREFRRDFKEELRRKNDDEAE, translated from the coding sequence ATGGCTTTCGAAAGCGAGCCCCAAAATCCCGTGTTCAAAGTATTGGCTGAAATACAGCGATACACCGACGTGTGCCCAAATCCTGAAGACTCGGACTTTTACACATGCCGGGCAATGAGGAAGGATGGAGGCCGTTGCCGAAATCCTCCCTGCACGCAACATGAACGATATCATAGTCCCAGCTTGATGTCGGAGTTCCGGAATATGACAGAATGTCCTGATACGGAGAGTTTCTATAATAAGTTAGAAACTTTTATTACCTATTCTCATTGCAAGAGATGGCATCGTTGGCCAGCCCTCGCATCTTTCGAGCGTTGGAAAAAGGAGCGAATCGCAGCCAGGTCCAATACCCGGCAACGGTACATGCCCGCTTCTCGACCTGCGGCACCAGCCAGACCGTCTACGCCTCCGCCAACTATACAACCAACAACTACGACAGTCATACAGCCTCTCACGGCGGcagctcttcagcagctaCCATCCACTCCTACACGATTCGTACCTTCAACAGCTAGCGCGACATCTGACGGTGGCGATTCTGTCGATGACAGTATTCTGGAGACTCGCTCTGTCACCAGTAACGGATCGACGTTTCTAAGCTCCCTTCCTAATACCCCTCCGCGCAATGGACTTATTTCTGGCATGGAAATAGATGATATCGCGGAGGAAGTCATTAtacaagaagatggagctgaTTGGACCGCTGCTAATGCCGCAAGGGCTAGAGCCAATGCAGACAATTCGCCTTCGCCAAGCAGCAAGTCTATTGCAGACGTAGACATGGATACCGTTGAAGAAATTGTTGCACCAGTAGATCTATCCAATAGGATATCTGCAAGCGCCGACAAGTTGACTGCTACTATCGAAAGACTTGCCACCTTCCTCGAGGAGAAAATCATTGAGAAAGAAGTCGCTTCTGAAAGGAAAGAAGTCGAGAGAGAAGACGTtattgaagaagctgctgttaACAAAGAAACTGTTATTAGCAATGAGACTGCTTCTGTGGAGACTATAAAAGAGACCATCACAAAACAAGAAaccgaagaaaaagataatcTTGAAGAAGGCCATGAAAATGTGGTCGTCAAATACCAAATTAAGAGAAAAGCCGTGCCAGAAGCGAATGATGTTGGGAAGGTGCAAGATTTGGCTTCAACCTCAGACGTCCCTGATACAGTCGTAACAGAGGAGGATACTtcagcaaaagaaaaagtcattGATGGGCTTGGAATTATTAGCCTACACCGCAATGGCTCACTAAGAGATCACTCACCGGTATTCCAAGTAATTAACAGTCATCCCACCGTTGACAAGATGAAAGAAGGTGTTGTATACATCCTTGAGCATAAAGACAACCCTTCGCTTTTCAAGATCGGATGGTCAAGCAAGAGCGCTGAAGAGAGATTAAAGCAGCCTAACAACTGCTACGGGATCAACACAAAAGTCATTTACGAAACTCAAAGGTTCGCCGGCGCTCCCCACGCTGAAAAACTCGCTCAGGTTATTCTCCGGCACGCTAATATTCGCGTTCTATCATGCGAGAAGTGCAAAGGGGGCCATAGAGAGTGGTTTTCAGCGAATGGAGAAACTGTACGTCGAACGGTTATGCAGGTTGAAGAATTTGTTCAGATGCCCGCATACACGCTACAAGATGGTGAATACAAATTATCGCCAGAAGCATACAGTCGCGTGGTAAGACAGATGTGCGACTTTTCCATAGACAAGATGGGGGAGCTCATGCACGGAAAAATTGGAGTCAATGAAGCAGCGAAGTCAACCATTGTGCTGTGTGAAACTATATCTCTGGCCCCCATCGCACCACCCGAAATATCTCGCCCCAGTACCACAGGCGGATTTTTCGAGATGCAGGAAGCCAATGAGAGTTTTGCTTCATTATCTTCGCAGACAAGCGGGTCAAAAGCTCGACTGTCAGCGGGAACAAAAGTCGCGAGAAAGTTGAAACACTTCGTAGCGGCCAAAAACACAGTCAAAGAGTATTTGACTCGGTCTCGAGGAACAACACCCGAGGTGGAAGGCAATGAAAAGCGAGCAATTGGTTCGGTCTTTGTGGATTTGAAGGATAAGGCGCGTGGTATTGGCACAAAAGCGCGGCAAGATGTTCGGGAATTTCGAAGAGATTTCAAGGAAGAACTACGCCGCAAAAACGATGATGAGGCTGAGTGA